A region of Pontiella agarivorans DNA encodes the following proteins:
- a CDS encoding SHD1 domain-containing protein — MNRLILSFLGMALTSLMARAEVHVWTLKHGKTVEAEYVALAAGEVTLKTVRGRIRKVPLAGLCKEDRRYIELLNPPRLDLELGKTSDQRVYPPTYNESELPRQTIYTFTARVKQLSGRPYHRPLTLEFFNIGEENNGDKNILYSYQKESFTLNGNGSEFTVSTQEIPVTAYVSYGQRRGESYSGYMMVVKDERGEIIASKATRNEWLEIADKLCDLPVGRTFDPETGERCWPTRPSKFY, encoded by the coding sequence ATGAACAGACTGATTTTAAGTTTTCTTGGAATGGCTCTGACTTCCCTGATGGCCCGGGCCGAAGTACACGTGTGGACGTTGAAACACGGAAAAACCGTGGAGGCGGAATATGTTGCCCTTGCTGCCGGGGAGGTAACGTTGAAGACCGTCCGGGGCAGGATCCGGAAGGTGCCTTTGGCCGGGCTGTGCAAAGAGGATCGCCGTTACATAGAGCTTCTCAATCCGCCGCGCCTTGATCTGGAGCTGGGAAAAACCTCCGATCAACGGGTTTATCCGCCCACGTACAATGAGTCGGAACTGCCGCGTCAAACGATATACACGTTTACTGCCAGGGTAAAACAGCTTTCCGGTCGACCCTATCATCGGCCGCTTACGCTGGAGTTTTTCAATATCGGCGAAGAAAATAACGGGGATAAGAATATTCTCTACAGTTATCAGAAGGAGTCGTTTACGCTGAATGGTAATGGGTCGGAGTTCACGGTATCTACTCAGGAAATCCCGGTGACAGCCTACGTGTCGTATGGTCAGCGCCGCGGCGAAAGCTATTCCGGTTATATGATGGTCGTCAAGGATGAGCGCGGCGAAATCATTGCTTCGAAAGCAACGCGGAACGAATGGCTGGAGATTGCTGACAAACTTTGCGATCTCCCTGTCGGTCGCACGTTCGATCCGGAAACCGGAGAACGGTGCTGGCCGACCCGTCCGTCAAAATTTTATTAA
- a CDS encoding TM1266 family iron-only hydrogenase system putative regulator — MHLSEQSAAAGREDSLKRNLTVSINGTEEIMEKRLGFVGLIIENREKNAAAVNTLLSEYGDIILARTGVPCPDRNCSAITLVIDADTDQLGSLTGKLGRLSGVSVKSMLSKAQQA, encoded by the coding sequence GTGCATTTATCTGAGCAGTCGGCTGCGGCAGGCCGTGAGGATTCTTTAAAACGCAATCTGACGGTTTCGATTAACGGAACGGAGGAGATCATGGAAAAGCGTCTCGGCTTTGTGGGGCTGATTATTGAAAACCGCGAAAAAAACGCGGCAGCGGTAAATACCCTTTTATCGGAATACGGGGACATCATTCTCGCGCGTACCGGCGTGCCGTGTCCGGACCGCAACTGCTCCGCCATCACGCTGGTGATTGATGCCGATACGGATCAGCTCGGTTCACTTACGGGCAAACTCGGCCGGCTCTCCGGCGTCTCCGTTAAATCGATGCTCAGTAAAGCGCAGCAGGCTTGA